The following proteins are co-located in the Triticum aestivum cultivar Chinese Spring chromosome 1A, IWGSC CS RefSeq v2.1, whole genome shotgun sequence genome:
- the LOC123050751 gene encoding probable methyltransferase At1g29790, with protein sequence MGSDRPEMRKTAVGSASAGAGWPCRLNLNVVFLLSMVATNLLSLYHLSIRASPTTPALQSGSDFEQQQVLQQLSAIRATVSHLRSATPPPPPELVLYSRLAPVASACSAHPDLLHRFMSYVPFAACPDDVHTLAEPLILRGCHPLPRRRCFSPTPDAGSVQLPTDPFAPLPDSAVRWPTDAKKCRSFSCLPASLGFDVARTEAGKFLRALGPLDLTVPQLLRLASMSRAGPIRLGLDVGGGTGTLAARLKRAANATVLTTTMDLGAPYSEAAAARGVVPLHAPLQQRFPVGDGTMDLVRAGHAVNRWIPEPALEFLWYDADRVLRPGGLLWVDHLWCRKGDLDGVYASMLRRLGYKTIKWAVADKTGIGAKDELVYLTALLQKPF encoded by the coding sequence ATGGGATCGGAtcggccggagatgaggaagacggcggtGGGCTCCGCCTCCGCGGGTGCAGGCTGGCCGTGCCGTCTGAACCTCAACGTGGTGTTCCTGCTCTCCATGGTGGCCACCAACCTGCTCTCCCTCTACCACCTCTCCATCCGCGCCTCCCCCACCACGCCGGCGCTCCAATCCGGCTCCGACTTCGAGCAGCAGCAGGTGCTCCAGCAGCTCAGCGCCATccgcgccaccgtctcccacctccgGTCCGCCACCCCTCCCCCGCCCCCCGAGCTCGTCCTCTACTCCCGCCTCGCCCCCGTCGCCTCCGCCTGCTCCGCGCACCCCGACCTCCTCCACCGCTTCATGTCCTACGTCCCCTTCGCCGCCTGCCCCGACGACGTCCACACCCTCGCCGAGCCTCTCATCCTCCGCGGCTGCCACCCGCTCCCCAGGCGCCGCTGCTTCTCCCCGACGCCCGACGCCGGATCCGTCCAGCTCCCCACCGACCCCTTCGCGCCGCTCCCCGACTCCGCCGTGCGCTGGCCGACGGACGCGAAGAAATGCAGGTCCTTCTCTTGCCTGCCGGCGTCGCTCGGGTTCGACGTGGCGCGGACGGAGGCCGGCAAGTTCCTCCGGGCGCTGGGGCCTCTGGACCTGACGGTGCCGCAGCTGCTGCGTCTGGCGTCGATGAGCCGCGCGGGGCCCATTCGGCTGGGGCTGGACGTTGGCGGCGGCACGGGGACGCTGGCGGCGCGGCTGAAGCGGGCGGCGAACGCGACGGTGCTGACGACGACCATGGACCTGGGCGCGCCCTACTCggaggccgcggcggcgcgcggggtggTGCCGTTGCACGCGCCGCTGCAGCAGCGGTTCCCCGTGGGGGACGGGACGATGGACCTGGTGCGGGCGGGCCACGCGGTGAACCGGTGGATCCCGGAGCCGGCGCTGGAGTTCCTGTGGTACGACGCGGACCGGGTGCTGCGGCCGGGCGGGCTGCTCTGGGTGGACCACCTCTGGTGCCGGAAGGGCGACCTCGACGGCGTGTACGCCTCCATGCTGCGGAGGCTGGGCTACAAGACCATCAAGTGGGCCGTCGCCGACAAGACCGGCATTGGCGCCAAGGACGAGCTCGTCTACCTCACCGCGCTGCTGCAGAAGCCATTCTAG